The Pantoea eucalypti DNA window CCTTTGCCGTCTCCGCCCTGTTCATATTATTGATGTTCCAGCGTACGCTGACCGCCGATTGCAATCGGGATACGTCGCGGTTTCTCACTCTCTGGTATTTCCTGGAGCAGATCGATATTGAGCAATCCTTCCGCCAGGCTGGCTTCAGTCACTTTTATATGCTCCGGAATAGAAAAGCTCAGCTGGAAATCGTGCCGGGAAATGCCGCGATGTATCCAGCGGCCACTCTCTTTGTCGGCCTCATCGGATGCGTGCTGAGATGCTTGTTCTCTGTGCCCCGCGACTGAAAGCCGATCGCCACGTAACTCAATCTCCAGTTCATGCTCTTTCCAGCCCGGTACGCTAACGGTCAACGCATAGCGGTTTTCCTCAACATGCTTAAGATCATAAGCAGGAACAGAGCTTACCGGACTGTCGCCAGTAAGCTGACTAAACAACTTATCGATGCGATTAAAGCGGTCTGAAAAAACTGAATCAGACAGGGAGGGGAAAACAGAAACGTGTTGTACTGACATAGTGATAATCTCCTGAACAGGTTCATCCAAAAGTTCATCTGACCGGTAACACACTCCCAGTCAACTTCCGAAATAGGGTTGTTAAGTCAGTTTTCAAGCCAGAAACTGGATTTTTTTATTGTTATCATACAGCCGGTTATTGCAGGGAATAACACTAAGGGCGATAACACAGCGTCTATTTCTTACTCTGGGGTGAAAGAACGAAATGGGGATGGCGGCCAGCCAATAATAATAGCAACTCATATTCGCCCTGACTTAATAACGTTGGATTGCCTGCAGCTTCTTTGGTTTGCCAGACTCTCAGGCTAAGGTCAAAACGCTCAGCAGCACTCTGCTGCGACAGGCCGGCGGCAAGACGAAGTTCACGCACGTTACTCTGGACAACCACAGGCGACTGGGGGGGACGGTTAACCAAACAAAGACTCCTTCAACACGATGAAACGAAAACGCACAGCGCTTCGCGATTGACTGAGCGAAGCGATCTGAAAGCGGTGAGGACGACAAGACCAGAGAATAATTGACTATTTTGAATAAATGTCAAATTTTCAGACTTAAGATTCAGACATAAATTTTTTAAGCGAAGCGGCATATTTCAGCTCATCGGCGATTTTTCTATTTCGTTAGAGTGCTTTATTCTTCCCGCCAGGAATTATCCTGTTATTTGCCTTAAGGTCCATTCAGGGATTAATCCGCTACCTCATTACGCCTTTCTTCATCAGGATAGATGCTTAGCTTGAGAATTATGTTCAGGCTGCTTCATTGAAACCAGAGGAGGATAATAAATGAAAAATCCTATCCAGCGTCGCTCGCCTGATGATTTGTCACAGGTGGAAATTCGCGAACAGTGGCAAATCACTTACTGGACCCAGGAATTAGGTACAACACAGGAAAGGCTGACGCGCGCTATCCGGGAGGGGGGGCCGCAGACAGAACAGGTCCGGGACTGGCTTGAGCAAAATCCGCCGCCACGCCGTCCAACATAATCCCAGAGGGCTAAAAGTTTAATAAATCCTGACTGAAGCGCTGGTTTTCCGCCAGCCATGCGGTGGGTTGACCTGCATCAGACAGCGTTATGCTGACAGGTCACATCTGCCGTTCAAAATCACATCCTGGCTTTTGCTTAGTGTTTTTATGCGGTTACCTGTCCTTCGACCCGCAAGTTGCCATTGCTCTGCATGTAAACGTTGTGCTTCGGTGTAAAATTGCCTTTTAAATAATATTAACCATCCTGAATGCTTATTCATCTCATGATGACAGATAAACATTAGCCCTTCTTAAAATTACCTTTTTTATTTATAAAATGAAGAAGCTCAAATAGTCTCATGCCTCTTCGATTAAATTTTCAAATCGTAAACACGCTTTTAATGCGTTAAAGAAAATATTAAGAGACACCCAGTGCATAGTCCCTTATCATTAAGTTGAAAATAAAAATCACACTCTATTTCCTGCCGCCCGAATCACATTTCGTTCCGGACAGTTTTCTTTTTTTCGCACTGTAATCAGCCGGTGCGGGGGTTCTACACACATGCTTAACAATCCAGACGGCGACAACGAGCGCCGAGGACGCGCTTTACAGGCTCTGCGCGCCCCAGATGAAAGCCGCGACGAGGTTCTGCGGAAGTTTGTCCGGCTAGCCAGTCAGGCCCTGGGTA harbors:
- a CDS encoding Hsp20 family protein, with product MSVQHVSVFPSLSDSVFSDRFNRIDKLFSQLTGDSPVSSVPAYDLKHVEENRYALTVSVPGWKEHELEIELRGDRLSVAGHREQASQHASDEADKESGRWIHRGISRHDFQLSFSIPEHIKVTEASLAEGLLNIDLLQEIPESEKPRRIPIAIGGQRTLEHQ
- a CDS encoding DUF3606 domain-containing protein yields the protein MKNPIQRRSPDDLSQVEIREQWQITYWTQELGTTQERLTRAIREGGPQTEQVRDWLEQNPPPRRPT